GAATCAAGGCCGTCCCACTGGAAAGTATATGTACCGGCCAATTTATCCTCTCCTGCTACTGTCCTAACGAGAGAACCGTCTTGATCGTAGATTTCAAAAGATACTTTACCCGGTTCCTCTACATCATACTCAATTGCCGATGCTTCATTTCCATCCCAGTATACCTGATCGCTATCCACTGAAACAACCTTTCCTATCAGGTTAGTCATAAGAGCATTGTGAACAGACAGAGTTAGATCGTTATTTTGAGACATCAGGCCATTCAGGTTCTGTACCTGTTCAAGTGAGCTGAACTGCGCAAGCTGGGCCACAAATTGAGTATTATCCATAGGCTGTAGAGGATCCTGATTCTTTAACTGCGTAACAAGAAGCTGGAGGAATGAATCTTTGCCCATAATAT
The window above is part of the bacterium genome. Proteins encoded here:
- a CDS encoding flagellar hook assembly protein FlgD; the encoded protein is MMVDSVSSGQASGILQAAAGGSDIMGKDSFLQLLVTQLKNQDPLQPMDNTQFVAQLAQFSSLEQVQNLNGLMSQNNDLTLSVHNALMTNLIGKVVSVDSDQVYWDGNEASAIEYDVEEPGKVSFEIYDQDGSLVRTVAGEDKLAGTYTFQWDGLDS